One Parageobacillus sp. KH3-4 genomic region harbors:
- a CDS encoding bifunctional UDP-sugar hydrolase/5'-nucleotidase — translation MKRTVYVYHTNDVHSHFEYWPKISHFLWEQRQKHEKRNETMLLFDIGDFIDRFHPITEATRGKANVDLLNELHYDAVTIGNNEGITLDYNELDTLYENASFPVIVANLFRKDGTRPSWAHPYYIIPISDTLRVGVIGVTAYFTKSYELLGWNVTTPFEMLGDLAAEVKKQADLVILLSHLGINDDEKIAQTIPEIDIILGGHTHHLFPEGKRINDTLLCAAGKYGKFVGIVKLEIEENDHTYEALATVADVESFPDSEQMQRTLSLLEKQSLKKLESEQVAELKEDLPLQWFSPSPFAELLASALKEWCKAEIGMVNAGVLLEPLYKGMVTRKDLHRICPHPINPCKVQLRGAELKEIILQANTERMKYLEFKGFGFRGKVMGQMVYDGVELETEAGKDGSEHIRRIMINGEPLNPDRLYDVATIDMFTIGHFYPQIQRAPKKEYYMPEFLRDVLAWKLATRK, via the coding sequence TTGAAACGGACAGTATACGTATACCATACGAACGATGTGCACAGCCATTTTGAATATTGGCCGAAAATTTCTCATTTTTTATGGGAACAAAGACAAAAGCATGAAAAACGCAATGAGACGATGCTGTTATTTGACATTGGCGATTTTATTGATCGCTTTCATCCGATTACGGAGGCGACAAGGGGAAAGGCCAATGTGGATTTGCTGAATGAGCTTCATTACGATGCTGTAACGATTGGTAACAATGAAGGAATTACCCTTGATTACAATGAATTGGATACACTATACGAAAACGCGAGCTTTCCGGTGATTGTCGCCAATTTATTTAGGAAAGATGGCACGCGTCCTTCTTGGGCGCATCCGTACTACATTATTCCCATTTCCGATACATTACGCGTTGGTGTGATCGGAGTCACCGCTTATTTCACTAAATCTTACGAGCTATTGGGCTGGAACGTGACGACACCTTTTGAGATGCTGGGAGACCTAGCCGCAGAAGTAAAGAAACAAGCCGATCTGGTTATTTTGTTATCTCATTTAGGAATCAACGATGATGAAAAAATTGCACAGACGATACCGGAAATTGACATCATTCTTGGAGGGCATACCCATCATTTATTCCCAGAGGGAAAAAGGATTAATGACACATTATTATGCGCGGCCGGAAAATATGGGAAATTTGTTGGAATAGTAAAGTTAGAAATTGAAGAAAACGACCATACGTATGAAGCGTTGGCTACTGTTGCGGATGTGGAAAGCTTTCCAGATTCAGAGCAAATGCAGCGCACTTTATCGTTATTAGAAAAGCAAAGTTTGAAAAAATTGGAATCGGAACAGGTGGCAGAACTGAAAGAAGATCTGCCGCTGCAATGGTTTTCGCCATCTCCGTTTGCCGAACTGCTTGCTTCGGCGCTTAAAGAATGGTGTAAAGCAGAAATTGGCATGGTCAATGCGGGCGTCCTGTTAGAGCCGCTTTACAAGGGGATGGTGACAAGAAAAGATTTGCACCGCATTTGCCCGCACCCGATCAATCCTTGCAAAGTGCAGCTGCGCGGCGCGGAATTAAAGGAGATTATTTTACAAGCAAATACAGAAAGAATGAAATACTTAGAATTTAAAGGGTTTGGGTTTCGCGGCAAAGTGATGGGCCAAATGGTGTATGACGGGGTCGAACTGGAAACGGAAGCTGGAAAAGATGGTTCCGAGCATATTCGCCGTATTATGATTAACGGCGAGCCGTTAAATCCGGACCGGCTATACGATGTAGCGACGATTGATATGTTTACGATCGGGCATTTTTATCCGCAAATCCAACGCGCTCCGAAAAAAGAATATTACATGCCGGAATTTTTGCGGGATGTTTTAGCATGGAAATTAGCGACCAGAAAATAG
- a CDS encoding DUF1805 domain-containing protein, with translation MISVTPITIDHYPFIAVSVQLPKTNLLAVASEKGYIMCGALDVALLNEKLRDRGIVAGRAVGVRTIEQLLEAPLESVTLAAEEQGITVGMKGKEALLKMR, from the coding sequence ATGATTAGCGTAACTCCAATCACGATCGATCATTATCCGTTTATCGCCGTTTCCGTTCAATTGCCGAAAACGAATTTGCTTGCCGTAGCAAGCGAAAAAGGGTATATTATGTGCGGTGCGCTAGATGTTGCGCTGTTGAACGAAAAATTGCGTGACCGCGGAATCGTTGCCGGAAGGGCCGTTGGCGTCCGCACCATCGAGCAATTATTAGAGGCGCCTTTGGAATCGGTGACGCTCGCCGCAGAAGAACAAGGAATTACGGTTGGTATGAAAGGGAAAGAGGCACTCTTGAAGATGCGGTAA
- the yunB gene encoding sporulation protein YunB: MPRFPARLKRGPLPLRYVFLLTFVFFTLATVVSLWIVNKGIEPVLMEIAEKETKRIANLVINNAVEQQFLKENTEMSDLIMVQKDESGKIASVDFNTAVVNRILAKTDNYVMQSLKAATEGKIAELELPDAELEKVENNGIIYYIPIGQITDNSLLGNLGPRVPVQFQIIGNVASDVTKEIKPFGINNALIEVDIHVSVDIQVVIPFATKAATVSTDIPIAMQVIQGEVPDFYNNGGTNPPLSVPAR, translated from the coding sequence TTGCCTAGATTTCCTGCGCGTTTGAAAAGAGGTCCGCTTCCCTTGCGATACGTATTTTTGCTGACGTTTGTTTTCTTTACGCTTGCGACTGTGGTAAGCCTTTGGATCGTTAATAAGGGGATTGAGCCAGTCTTAATGGAAATTGCTGAAAAAGAAACGAAACGAATTGCCAATTTAGTCATTAATAATGCGGTTGAACAGCAGTTTTTAAAAGAAAACACGGAAATGAGCGACTTAATTATGGTACAGAAGGACGAAAGCGGCAAAATTGCTTCGGTAGATTTTAATACGGCTGTTGTCAATCGGATTTTGGCAAAGACAGACAATTATGTCATGCAAAGTTTAAAAGCGGCAACAGAAGGAAAAATCGCAGAGCTTGAACTTCCTGACGCTGAACTAGAAAAAGTGGAAAATAACGGCATTATTTATTACATTCCGATTGGCCAAATTACAGATAATTCGCTTCTTGGCAATCTTGGGCCACGTGTTCCCGTTCAGTTTCAGATCATCGGCAATGTTGCATCAGATGTAACAAAAGAAATTAAGCCGTTTGGAATTAATAACGCATTAATTGAGGTCGACATTCACGTTTCCGTAGATATTCAAGTAGTGATTCCATTCGCGACAAAAGCCGCAACAGTTTCGACGGATATTCCGATCGCAATGCAGGTGATTCAAGGGGAAGTTCCGGATTTTTATAATAATGGCGGGACCAATCCGCCTTTAAGCGTTCCCGCACGTTAA
- a CDS encoding ABC transporter substrate-binding protein, which yields MKKKRLASAFLSLVVTAGIMAGCGNQKDANSSSGSEGGGGNTIKIGANLELSGGVASYGRSIAEGVELAFEEINKEGINGKELRLVKVDNKSDAAEATNGAIKLISQDKVTAIIGSATSTNTLAQIQVAQDNKIPLITPTGTNPTITNKGGKVNEFVFRTCFIDPFQGTVAAKFAINDLKVKKAAVLIDTSSDYSKGLASAFKKSFEKDGGKIIAEEAYVAKDTDFRATLTRIKSANPEFIFLPGYYEEVGLIVKQARELGINVPIMGGDGWDSPKLVEIAGKEALNNTFITNHYSSNDPDPKIQNFVKSFKAKYNKSPDAFNALGYDTAYFLADAIKRAGDVDPEKIKDALAKTKDLSLVSGTLTLDKNHDPVKSVTILEYKDGQQQFKTKVNP from the coding sequence ATGAAGAAAAAAAGGTTAGCTAGTGCTTTTTTATCGCTGGTCGTAACTGCCGGCATCATGGCAGGATGCGGAAATCAAAAGGATGCGAATAGTTCATCTGGCAGTGAGGGCGGAGGCGGCAATACGATTAAAATCGGAGCCAATTTGGAATTGTCTGGTGGAGTTGCTTCATACGGCCGATCCATTGCTGAAGGGGTAGAACTTGCGTTTGAGGAAATAAATAAAGAAGGCATTAACGGAAAGGAACTCAGGCTTGTGAAAGTAGATAATAAATCGGATGCGGCAGAGGCGACAAATGGTGCGATCAAACTGATTAGCCAAGATAAAGTGACGGCGATTATCGGGTCGGCAACAAGCACAAATACGCTTGCGCAAATCCAAGTTGCGCAAGATAACAAAATTCCGTTAATTACACCAACGGGAACAAACCCTACGATTACCAACAAGGGCGGAAAAGTAAACGAATTTGTCTTCCGGACGTGTTTCATCGATCCTTTCCAAGGAACGGTAGCCGCTAAATTCGCTATTAATGATTTGAAAGTAAAAAAAGCCGCTGTACTTATTGATACTTCAAGTGATTATTCCAAAGGGCTTGCTTCTGCTTTTAAGAAATCGTTTGAAAAAGACGGCGGCAAAATTATAGCGGAAGAAGCTTACGTGGCGAAAGATACTGATTTCCGCGCTACGCTTACACGCATCAAATCAGCGAATCCAGAATTTATTTTCTTGCCTGGTTATTACGAGGAAGTAGGCCTTATTGTGAAACAAGCGCGTGAACTTGGCATTAATGTCCCTATTATGGGCGGCGACGGATGGGATTCTCCGAAACTAGTTGAAATTGCTGGAAAAGAAGCGCTGAACAATACGTTTATTACAAACCATTATTCCTCGAATGACCCTGATCCGAAAATTCAAAATTTTGTAAAATCATTCAAGGCAAAATATAACAAATCTCCAGACGCGTTTAACGCGCTTGGGTATGATACGGCGTATTTCCTTGCTGACGCGATCAAACGAGCAGGGGATGTAGATCCAGAAAAGATTAAAGATGCTCTCGCTAAAACGAAAGACCTTTCTCTTGTATCCGGAACATTGACTTTGGATAAAAATCATGATCCGGTAAAATCTGTCACGATTCTTGAATATAAGGACGGCCAGCAACAATTCAAAACAAAAGTGAATCCATAA
- a CDS encoding branched-chain amino acid ABC transporter permease — translation MELVQQLVNGISLGSIYALIALGYTMVYGIVRLINFAHGDVFMIGAFVGFYAITGLHVGFFPALLMAMVVCAVLGVCIERIAYKPLRNATKIAALITAIGVSLFIEYGTIYIRGAQPEAYPSTLLPDKKIEVFGVTISSQSLWILATSIVLMILLQLIVHKTKIGKAMRAVSYDAEAARLMGINVDNTISATFAIGSALAGAAGVIFGIYYVKIEPLMGIIPGLKAFVAAVLGGIGIIPGAMVGGLVLGVIESLVSGLGYSLWRDGVAFIVLILILIFRPSGLFGKNVREKV, via the coding sequence ATGGAGCTCGTTCAGCAGCTAGTAAACGGGATATCCCTTGGCAGCATATATGCGCTAATCGCTCTCGGATATACGATGGTGTATGGAATTGTGAGACTCATCAATTTTGCTCATGGCGATGTGTTTATGATCGGTGCTTTTGTTGGATTTTATGCTATTACGGGCTTACATGTAGGATTTTTTCCAGCGCTTCTCATGGCGATGGTGGTATGTGCTGTCTTAGGTGTGTGCATTGAAAGAATTGCTTATAAGCCTTTGCGAAATGCGACGAAAATCGCCGCGCTCATCACTGCGATCGGGGTGTCGCTTTTTATTGAATACGGAACTATCTATATACGTGGCGCCCAGCCAGAAGCATATCCTAGCACGTTGCTTCCAGATAAAAAAATAGAGGTATTTGGTGTAACGATCAGCAGCCAGTCATTGTGGATTTTGGCTACTTCGATTGTATTAATGATTCTCCTTCAACTTATCGTTCATAAAACGAAAATAGGAAAAGCGATGCGTGCCGTTTCTTACGACGCAGAAGCTGCCCGCTTAATGGGAATTAATGTGGACAATACAATATCGGCAACATTTGCGATTGGATCTGCTCTAGCGGGAGCTGCTGGCGTCATTTTTGGCATTTACTATGTGAAAATTGAACCGCTGATGGGGATTATTCCAGGTTTAAAAGCTTTCGTAGCAGCTGTGTTGGGTGGTATCGGCATTATTCCAGGCGCGATGGTCGGCGGACTTGTACTTGGTGTTATTGAATCGCTCGTAAGCGGTCTCGGTTACTCTCTCTGGCGTGACGGAGTGGCTTTTATCGTTCTTATCCTTATTCTTATTTTCCGACCGTCCGGATTATTTGGTAAAAATGTAAGAGAAAAAGTATAA
- a CDS encoding branched-chain amino acid ABC transporter permease — protein sequence MTIRKRINGFWLSIALALAFFAVVQLLISREMLNSFYINTLFFMAINVMLAVSLHLIIGITGQFSIGHAGFLAVGAYASAIMTMKLQLPFSLALLVGGIAAAVAGLLIGIPTLRLKGDYLAIATLGFGEIVRIILLNVDYVGGASGMTVTHLTTWPWVFACLLITIIVIANFTNSTHGRACISIREDEIAADSMGINTTYYKVVAFVIGSFFAGIAGGLYAHHFYIIQPTNFGFLKSFDILIFVVLGGLGSMSGAVIAAILLTIVSTFLQEYPETRMIIYSLVLILVMLYRPKGLLGTRELTSFFKQRRAAEGGIEDGNKHTVA from the coding sequence ATGACAATTCGGAAACGGATAAACGGGTTTTGGCTCTCTATTGCGCTAGCGCTTGCATTTTTTGCAGTAGTTCAGCTGTTAATATCTAGGGAAATGCTCAATTCTTTTTATATTAATACATTATTTTTTATGGCGATTAATGTTATGCTAGCGGTCAGCCTTCATTTAATTATAGGGATTACAGGGCAATTTTCCATCGGACATGCCGGATTTCTTGCGGTCGGGGCCTATGCCTCGGCGATCATGACAATGAAACTGCAACTGCCGTTTTCCCTCGCTTTGCTTGTCGGCGGGATTGCTGCTGCGGTGGCGGGTCTTCTCATTGGCATTCCGACCCTTCGCCTAAAAGGGGACTATTTGGCGATCGCTACGCTTGGTTTTGGAGAAATCGTGCGAATTATTTTGCTAAATGTTGATTATGTTGGCGGCGCCAGCGGTATGACGGTAACCCACCTTACAACTTGGCCATGGGTATTCGCCTGCTTGCTTATTACCATCATCGTTATTGCAAATTTCACCAATTCTACTCATGGCCGTGCCTGCATTTCGATTCGTGAAGATGAAATCGCAGCCGATTCCATGGGGATCAATACGACGTATTATAAGGTAGTCGCCTTTGTCATCGGTTCTTTTTTTGCTGGCATTGCCGGCGGCCTTTATGCCCACCACTTTTATATTATTCAGCCGACAAATTTTGGTTTTTTGAAATCATTTGATATTTTGATTTTTGTTGTACTCGGAGGATTAGGAAGCATGTCCGGCGCTGTCATCGCTGCAATCTTACTGACGATTGTTTCGACGTTTTTGCAAGAATATCCAGAGACGCGAATGATTATCTATAGCCTTGTGCTTATATTAGTAATGTTGTACCGTCCAAAAGGATTGCTAGGTACGCGGGAACTGACTTCGTTCTTTAAGCAGCGCAGAGCAGCTGAAGGGGGAATCGAAGATGGCAACAAGCACACTGTTGCTTAA
- a CDS encoding ABC transporter ATP-binding protein translates to MATSTLLLKADGVGIEFGGLKALSGVNIELHMGELVGLIGPNGAGKTTFFNLLTGVYEPTEGTIMLGNEKLNGLPPYKITRKGISRTFQNIRLFGELSVLDNVKVAYHSLARHSILSSIFRLPSHFSGEKEIEEKAIEFLKIFKLEHAMHEKAKNLPYGQQRRLEIARALAAHPKLLLLDEPAAGMNPQETQELMNLIAFIREKFHLTILLIEHDMSLVMGICERIYVLDHGQLIAHGTPEEIRNNPKVIEAYLGEEVS, encoded by the coding sequence ATGGCAACAAGCACACTGTTGCTTAAAGCGGATGGCGTTGGCATTGAATTTGGCGGTTTGAAAGCATTATCCGGTGTCAATATCGAATTACATATGGGGGAATTGGTCGGTCTCATTGGACCGAACGGGGCAGGAAAAACGACTTTTTTTAACTTGTTGACCGGTGTCTACGAACCGACGGAAGGAACGATCATGCTTGGCAATGAAAAGTTAAACGGCCTACCGCCCTACAAAATTACGCGAAAAGGAATCAGCCGTACGTTTCAAAATATCCGTTTGTTCGGAGAGCTGTCCGTGCTTGATAATGTAAAGGTTGCGTACCATTCTCTCGCCCGCCATTCTATTTTGAGCTCGATATTTCGCTTGCCTTCTCATTTTTCCGGCGAGAAGGAAATAGAGGAAAAGGCAATAGAGTTTTTAAAAATTTTCAAGCTGGAGCATGCAATGCATGAAAAAGCGAAGAATTTACCATACGGACAGCAGCGCCGTTTAGAAATCGCAAGAGCTCTTGCGGCACATCCAAAGCTGTTGCTGCTTGATGAGCCTGCGGCGGGCATGAATCCTCAGGAAACCCAAGAACTAATGAATTTGATCGCTTTTATAAGAGAAAAATTTCATTTGACGATTTTGCTGATTGAGCATGATATGTCTCTTGTCATGGGAATATGCGAACGAATTTACGTGCTTGATCATGGACAACTGATTGCGCATGGGACGCCGGAGGAGATTAGGAATAATCCGAAAGTGATTGAAGCATATCTCGGCGAGGAGGTGTCCTGA
- a CDS encoding ABC transporter ATP-binding protein: MLKVENINVFYGNIQALKGVSLEVKEGEIVTLIGANGAGKSTLLKTISGLLKPKQGDILYEGQSIAGKAAQTIVKRGISHVPEGRRVFANMTVEENLELGAFLRKDKHEIQKDFEKVYHLFPRLYERRKQLAGTLSGGEQQMLAMGRALMARPRLLLLDEPSMGLAPLLVKTIFRIIEEINSFGTTILLVEQNANMALSVADRAYVIESGRVVLSGLAEELNASEQVKKAYLGGH; the protein is encoded by the coding sequence ATGCTGAAAGTTGAAAACATCAATGTATTTTATGGAAATATTCAAGCGCTTAAAGGAGTTTCATTGGAAGTCAAGGAAGGAGAAATCGTCACACTAATCGGGGCAAACGGCGCCGGCAAAAGCACGCTGTTAAAGACGATTTCCGGATTGCTAAAGCCGAAGCAGGGGGATATTTTGTATGAAGGACAATCGATCGCGGGAAAGGCGGCGCAAACGATTGTCAAACGGGGAATTTCCCATGTTCCAGAAGGTCGGCGTGTTTTCGCCAATATGACCGTGGAAGAAAACCTAGAATTAGGTGCTTTTTTAAGGAAAGATAAACATGAAATTCAGAAAGATTTCGAGAAAGTATACCATCTGTTTCCTCGCCTTTATGAACGAAGAAAGCAGCTTGCTGGAACTTTATCGGGAGGAGAACAGCAAATGTTGGCGATGGGCAGAGCGCTGATGGCGCGTCCGCGCCTTCTCCTGCTAGACGAGCCATCCATGGGGCTAGCCCCGTTATTAGTCAAAACCATTTTCCGCATTATTGAAGAAATTAATTCATTTGGAACGACCATTTTGTTGGTAGAACAAAACGCGAATATGGCACTTTCGGTGGCCGATCGGGCGTATGTCATTGAATCTGGCCGTGTTGTCTTATCAGGTTTAGCGGAAGAGCTGAATGCTAGCGAACAAGTGAAGAAAGCGTATTTGGGAGGACATTAA
- a CDS encoding M23 family metallopeptidase — translation MVTVIFLSPKTIFGQEKLDEDIIYQKRMELYKKAEAVSLIPWYYFAAIDQYERNVRQVRRNLPKPTGALGIYIKPEIWAGPLNKNPYDTNPFSISQFGGFGMDGNGDGVADPTDDEDVIFSMARFLQSYGIDHKHVKMALWDYYQRSKTVDLILGKVKIYKKYQTLKLDDHVFPLPLHTDYSYRDTWGDARGWGGRRIHEGTDIFASYGVPVRSTCYGIVELKGWNKYGGWRIGIRDINNNYHYFAHLNGFPPHLREGQIVEPGTIIGYVGSSGYGPPGTAGKFPPHLHYGMYKDNGYMEWSFDPYPHLKAWELAERLKKKQGGSY, via the coding sequence ATGGTCACCGTTATATTTTTGTCACCAAAAACGATATTTGGCCAAGAAAAGTTAGATGAAGACATAATTTATCAAAAACGGATGGAATTGTACAAAAAAGCAGAGGCGGTCTCATTGATCCCTTGGTATTACTTTGCGGCGATCGACCAATATGAGCGGAACGTCCGGCAAGTGCGCCGCAATTTGCCAAAGCCCACCGGCGCGCTTGGCATCTATATCAAGCCGGAAATTTGGGCGGGGCCGTTAAATAAAAACCCTTATGACACCAATCCGTTTTCGATTTCGCAATTTGGCGGCTTCGGTATGGATGGAAACGGAGACGGTGTCGCCGACCCGACAGACGATGAAGATGTGATTTTTTCTATGGCACGATTTCTACAATCGTATGGAATCGACCATAAACATGTCAAAATGGCACTGTGGGACTATTATCAACGCAGCAAAACGGTCGATTTGATTTTAGGAAAAGTGAAAATCTACAAAAAATATCAGACGTTAAAGTTAGACGATCATGTATTTCCGCTCCCGCTTCACACGGATTATAGCTACCGGGATACATGGGGAGACGCGAGGGGCTGGGGCGGACGCCGTATTCATGAAGGAACGGATATTTTCGCAAGCTACGGTGTTCCAGTGCGGTCGACTTGCTACGGAATTGTCGAATTAAAAGGCTGGAATAAATATGGGGGATGGCGCATCGGCATCCGGGATATTAACAACAACTATCACTATTTTGCTCATTTAAACGGATTCCCCCCACATTTGCGCGAAGGACAAATCGTCGAGCCGGGAACCATTATCGGCTATGTCGGCAGCTCTGGGTATGGCCCTCCGGGAACAGCGGGAAAATTCCCACCGCACCTTCATTACGGAATGTACAAAGATAACGGATACATGGAATGGTCTTTTGACCCATATCCTCACCTAAAGGCATGGGAGCTGGCAGAGAGACTGAAGAAAAAGCAAGGAGGTTCGTACTAG
- the lipA gene encoding lipoyl synthase: MATKEEHLRKPDWLKIKLNTNENYTGLKKLMRENRLHTVCEEAKCPNIHECWAVRRTATFMILGNVCTRACRFCAVKTGLPTELDWQEPERVAESVRLMNLKHVVVTAVARDDLKDGGAAVFAETIRAIRRKNPFTTIEVLPSDMGGVYENLKTLMDARPDILNHNIETVRRLTPRVRARATYERSLEFLRRAKELQPDIPTKSSIMVGLGETKEEIIEAMDDLRANHVDILTIGQYLQPTKKHLKVVKYYHPDEFRELKEIALSKGFTHCEAGPLVRSSYHADEQVNAASAARQMKA, translated from the coding sequence ATGGCGACAAAAGAAGAACATCTTCGCAAACCGGATTGGTTAAAAATAAAGCTGAATACAAATGAAAATTATACCGGCTTAAAGAAATTGATGCGTGAAAACCGGTTACATACCGTATGCGAAGAAGCGAAATGTCCAAACATTCATGAATGTTGGGCGGTGCGGAGAACGGCAACGTTTATGATTTTAGGGAACGTATGTACGCGTGCATGCCGTTTTTGCGCGGTAAAAACGGGATTGCCGACGGAACTTGACTGGCAAGAGCCGGAACGTGTCGCCGAATCTGTCCGTCTGATGAACTTAAAGCATGTCGTTGTTACTGCTGTCGCTCGCGATGACTTGAAAGATGGAGGAGCGGCGGTGTTCGCGGAAACGATTCGTGCCATCCGTCGCAAAAATCCATTTACGACGATTGAAGTGCTGCCTTCCGATATGGGGGGAGTATACGAAAACTTAAAAACGTTGATGGACGCGCGTCCGGATATTTTAAACCATAACATTGAAACGGTGCGCCGCTTGACGCCGAGAGTGCGCGCGCGCGCGACATATGAACGCTCGCTTGAATTTTTGCGCCGCGCGAAAGAATTGCAGCCGGACATTCCGACGAAATCGAGCATTATGGTCGGTCTTGGCGAAACAAAAGAAGAAATTATTGAAGCGATGGATGATTTGCGTGCCAATCACGTCGATATTTTAACGATCGGTCAATATTTGCAACCGACGAAAAAACATTTGAAAGTAGTGAAATATTATCATCCAGACGAATTTAGGGAATTAAAAGAAATCGCCTTAAGCAAAGGATTCACCCACTGCGAAGCCGGCCCGCTCGTTCGCTCTTCTTACCATGCGGATGAACAAGTCAATGCGGCTTCGGCAGCGCGGCAAATGAAAGCATAA
- a CDS encoding YhcN/YlaJ family sporulation lipoprotein — translation MRKALLAFTLGTAATLAGCAQTAQDNNTDVYKRSGNTMNVTDRNDLYNENGVPNGDDTRMNNFGYVRHQKSPVSGDANLYNNMPTFNRERAADLISKLCTQLPNVNDVATLVTDEEVLVVYDTDAKNRHQTADQVKKTALSVVPRYYHVYVADDPRLMKDIERFGRLDSNSRNIDQIIDTTIQRMLKYPQGRKLSDGENENGEMINETNDRLDRDFHDERPTPAKINR, via the coding sequence ATGAGAAAAGCATTGCTTGCGTTCACGTTAGGTACAGCCGCAACATTGGCAGGCTGTGCGCAAACGGCGCAAGATAACAATACGGACGTATACAAGCGAAGCGGCAATACGATGAACGTCACTGATCGCAACGATTTATATAACGAAAATGGGGTGCCGAACGGCGACGATACGCGAATGAACAATTTTGGCTATGTCCGCCATCAAAAAAGCCCTGTCTCTGGCGATGCAAACTTGTATAACAATATGCCAACGTTCAACCGCGAGCGCGCGGCTGATTTAATTAGCAAGCTTTGTACGCAGTTGCCAAACGTTAACGACGTCGCCACATTGGTGACCGACGAAGAAGTATTAGTCGTTTATGACACAGATGCAAAAAACCGCCATCAAACAGCGGACCAAGTGAAAAAGACCGCTCTTTCTGTCGTCCCGCGCTATTATCATGTATACGTTGCCGACGACCCGCGCCTCATGAAAGATATCGAGCGCTTCGGGCGCTTAGATTCCAACAGCCGAAATATTGATCAAATTATCGATACAACGATCCAAAGAATGTTAAAATATCCGCAAGGCCGGAAATTAAGTGATGGGGAAAACGAAAATGGCGAAATGATCAACGAAACGAATGACCGTCTCGACCGTGATTTCCATGATGAAAGACCAACCCCCGCAAAAATAAACCGATAG
- a CDS encoding YutD family protein produces MICINNICYELVENVKNAFNEEAFRARYADILSKYDYIVGDWGYNQLRLRGFFDDHNQRATYDTKISTLSEYLYEYCNFGCAYFVLRKVKR; encoded by the coding sequence ATGATATGCATTAACAATATATGTTATGAATTAGTGGAAAACGTGAAAAACGCGTTTAATGAAGAAGCGTTTCGCGCGCGATACGCTGATATTTTAAGCAAGTATGACTATATTGTGGGGGACTGGGGATATAACCAACTTCGCTTACGCGGGTTTTTTGACGACCATAACCAAAGAGCGACATATGATACGAAAATCAGCACATTATCAGAATATTTGTATGAATATTGCAATTTTGGCTGCGCGTATTTTGTGCTCCGCAAAGTAAAACGGTAA
- a CDS encoding DUF3055 domain-containing protein — protein MSERFYLYDDTVDTKTRFVSFLGERQRFDLAIIETDRFYGKYLVLDLQSNRFAIIGQDDLEEPGYLENAYRLSEEDANDLRSFLYECIS, from the coding sequence ATGAGCGAACGTTTTTACTTATATGACGACACGGTGGATACGAAAACGCGTTTTGTCAGCTTTTTAGGAGAACGGCAACGGTTTGATTTGGCAATTATCGAGACAGACCGCTTTTATGGAAAATATTTAGTCCTCGATTTGCAGAGCAACCGTTTTGCAATTATCGGGCAGGACGATTTAGAAGAGCCGGGGTATTTGGAGAATGCCTACCGCTTAAGTGAAGAAGATGCCAACGATTTACGATCATTTTTATACGAATGCATTTCATAG